One window from the genome of Spirosoma rhododendri encodes:
- a CDS encoding ABC transporter permease, with amino-acid sequence MFRNYLKVAWRNLIRNKAFSAINIVGLAFGLATCLLIGLYLLDELSYDRFNANADRMVRVVFRAVMNGGEINEASVMPPVAQTLKKDYPEVEAATRIRTAGAPAITVGTKTFRDDQLAYVDTNFFQVFSLPLVQGDAKTVLSQPNTAVISADLARKYFGNANPVGRLLTIKSWNTLVRITGVIEKVPTNAHFHFDLFLSMAGVAEANSTSWMTSNFYTYLVLAKGYDPKQLEAKLPQTVSTYMGPQVQQAFGMSMAQFSQKGNRLSLRLQPLTDIHLHSNLTSELEANGDSQYVYIFGAIALFMLLIACINFMNLSTAGASKRAREVGVRKVMGSARQSLTNQFLIESLLLTMVALVLAVGIVWLVLPLFNELAGKTLALQIGDAGWLLPMLLLLGLLVGVLAGSYPAFFLSSFKPITVLNGGQRAGNQGSLGLRSGLVVVQFFISIILTIGTTVVYQQLNYIQHKKLGYTKEQVLVLPDAWQLGQKATVFRDQILRDPRVANASMSGYLPAGPSNTNNYLMHPGSNPTQLIKAIRYDVDYAYIPTLGMQLAAGRNFSKAYGTDSSGVILNETAARILGWDGNAIGKTIGHTESDDTQKTYTVIGVVKDFHFRSLHEAIAPLVMALTPDQGTLIVKVKTDDVAGLLASLKTEWENLATDTPFTYSFLDRRYNETYLAEQKTGRILGIFAGLTIFVACLGLFGLAAFTAEQRTKEIGVRKVLGASVVSIITLLSRDFVKLVLIAIVIASPVAYYAMNRWLSNFAYRIDISWWVFVLAGLLAVSIALLTVSFQSIRAALVNPVKSLRSE; translated from the coding sequence ATGTTTCGAAACTACCTCAAAGTCGCCTGGCGAAATCTGATCCGCAACAAAGCGTTTTCGGCCATCAACATAGTCGGGCTGGCATTCGGGCTGGCTACCTGTCTGCTCATCGGTCTGTATCTGCTCGATGAATTGAGCTACGACCGCTTCAACGCCAACGCCGACCGGATGGTACGGGTCGTATTTCGGGCGGTGATGAATGGTGGGGAGATCAACGAAGCCAGCGTGATGCCACCCGTAGCGCAGACACTCAAAAAAGACTACCCGGAAGTAGAAGCCGCTACTCGCATCCGGACCGCCGGCGCACCCGCCATCACGGTTGGTACCAAGACCTTTCGGGACGACCAACTGGCCTACGTCGACACTAATTTCTTTCAGGTATTCTCGCTCCCGCTTGTTCAGGGCGATGCCAAAACCGTCCTGAGTCAGCCCAACACGGCCGTAATTTCAGCAGATTTGGCCAGGAAGTATTTTGGTAATGCAAACCCGGTCGGGCGGTTGCTGACGATTAAAAGCTGGAACACACTCGTCCGGATTACGGGCGTCATCGAGAAAGTGCCCACCAACGCGCATTTCCATTTCGACCTGTTTCTGTCGATGGCGGGCGTTGCGGAAGCCAATTCGACCTCGTGGATGACGTCGAACTTTTACACCTATCTGGTACTGGCGAAGGGCTACGACCCGAAGCAACTGGAAGCCAAACTGCCGCAGACGGTCAGCACCTACATGGGGCCGCAGGTGCAGCAGGCGTTCGGTATGAGCATGGCGCAGTTCAGCCAGAAAGGAAACCGGCTAAGTCTGCGGCTACAACCCCTGACCGACATCCATCTGCACTCGAACCTGACGAGCGAGCTGGAAGCGAACGGCGATAGTCAGTACGTCTACATCTTCGGGGCTATCGCCCTATTTATGCTGCTGATTGCCTGTATCAACTTCATGAATCTGAGTACGGCGGGCGCGTCGAAACGAGCCAGGGAAGTAGGCGTACGCAAAGTAATGGGGTCGGCCCGGCAAAGTCTGACAAATCAGTTTCTGATCGAATCGCTGCTGCTCACGATGGTTGCGCTGGTGCTGGCGGTGGGTATCGTATGGCTGGTGTTACCGCTTTTTAACGAGCTGGCGGGCAAAACGCTGGCGTTACAGATCGGTGACGCAGGCTGGCTGCTACCAATGCTGCTGTTGCTGGGATTGCTGGTGGGGGTTCTGGCGGGTAGCTATCCTGCTTTTTTCCTGTCGTCGTTCAAACCGATTACCGTGCTGAATGGGGGCCAGCGTGCCGGTAACCAGGGTAGCCTTGGGTTACGTAGCGGTCTGGTGGTGGTTCAGTTTTTCATTTCCATCATCCTGACTATCGGTACCACTGTTGTTTACCAGCAGTTGAATTACATCCAGCACAAGAAGCTTGGCTACACCAAAGAGCAGGTGCTGGTCCTGCCCGATGCGTGGCAACTGGGCCAGAAAGCAACGGTTTTCCGCGACCAGATTTTGCGGGACCCTCGCGTAGCCAACGCCAGTATGTCGGGGTATCTGCCAGCGGGGCCGAGCAACACTAACAATTACCTGATGCACCCGGGCAGCAACCCAACTCAGTTGATAAAGGCAATCCGATACGATGTCGATTATGCGTACATCCCGACGCTGGGTATGCAGCTAGCGGCTGGTCGCAATTTCTCAAAAGCCTACGGTACCGATTCATCGGGTGTGATTCTGAACGAGACAGCCGCCCGGATTCTGGGATGGGACGGCAACGCTATCGGCAAGACCATCGGACACACGGAGAGTGATGATACGCAGAAAACGTACACGGTCATTGGCGTGGTAAAGGATTTTCATTTCCGGTCGTTGCACGAAGCGATCGCCCCGCTGGTGATGGCGCTCACGCCTGACCAGGGAACACTGATCGTTAAGGTAAAAACCGACGATGTGGCCGGGTTACTGGCATCGCTGAAAACCGAATGGGAAAACCTGGCTACGGATACTCCCTTTACGTATTCCTTCCTCGACCGGCGATACAACGAAACGTACCTGGCTGAGCAGAAAACCGGCCGGATTCTGGGCATTTTCGCCGGACTAACCATCTTCGTCGCCTGCCTGGGTCTGTTTGGGCTGGCGGCCTTCACGGCCGAGCAGCGCACCAAAGAAATCGGCGTTCGCAAGGTACTGGGGGCCAGCGTAGTCAGTATCATCACCCTGCTTTCCAGAGATTTTGTCAAACTGGTACTGATTGCCATCGTCATTGCCAGTCCGGTCGCCTACTACGCCATGAACCGCTGGCTTTCGAACTTCGCGTATCGCATCGACATCTCGTGGTGGGTATTTGTGCTGGCGGGTTTGCTGGCCGTAAGCATTGCCCTGTTGACGGTCAGCTTTCAAAGCATCCGGGCGGCACTGGTCAACCCGGTGAAGTCGCTGCGTTCTGAGTAG
- the fdhA gene encoding formaldehyde dehydrogenase, glutathione-independent, giving the protein MCQNHGVAYIEPGVVEVQKIEYPKLALGDRQCHHGVILQIVSTNICGSDQHMVRGRTTAPAGLVLGHEITGLVIEAGRDVEFIKEGDLVSVPFNIACGRCRNCKAGQTGICLNVNPGRAGAAYGYVDMGGWVGGQAEYVMVPYADFNLLKFPDKDQAMAKIRDLTLLSDIFPTGYHGAVMAGVGPGSIVYVAGAGPVGLACAVSCHLLGAAVVMVGDMIPERLEQAKSFGCEVIDLRKETPLADQIAEIVGVPEVDCAVDCVGFEARGHGHDSGTEQPATVLNAAMTITRAGGAIGIPGLYVTGDPGASTEAAKEGNLNIRIGLGWAKSHSFYTGQCPVMKYHRQLMNAILYDKVQIAKAVNVEVISLGDAPRGYKDFDKGAAKKFVIDPHGLIPN; this is encoded by the coding sequence ATGTGTCAGAATCATGGCGTTGCGTACATCGAACCCGGCGTGGTCGAGGTACAGAAAATAGAATACCCCAAGCTGGCCCTCGGCGACCGGCAGTGCCACCACGGGGTTATTCTGCAAATCGTGTCGACGAATATCTGCGGTAGCGATCAGCACATGGTCCGGGGTCGGACAACGGCCCCCGCCGGGCTGGTGCTGGGCCACGAAATTACGGGGCTGGTGATTGAAGCCGGGCGCGACGTGGAGTTTATCAAAGAGGGCGATCTGGTTTCGGTACCGTTTAACATCGCCTGTGGTCGGTGCCGCAACTGCAAAGCTGGTCAAACGGGTATCTGCCTGAACGTAAACCCCGGCCGGGCGGGCGCGGCTTACGGCTACGTCGACATGGGCGGCTGGGTTGGCGGACAGGCCGAATACGTAATGGTACCTTACGCCGATTTCAACCTGCTCAAGTTTCCCGATAAAGACCAGGCGATGGCCAAAATCCGCGACCTGACGCTCCTCTCCGACATTTTCCCGACGGGCTACCACGGGGCCGTGATGGCGGGCGTGGGACCGGGATCGATTGTGTACGTTGCGGGTGCCGGTCCGGTGGGGCTGGCCTGCGCGGTATCGTGTCACCTGCTCGGCGCGGCCGTGGTGATGGTGGGCGATATGATCCCGGAGCGGCTGGAACAGGCCAAATCCTTCGGCTGTGAAGTCATCGACCTGCGGAAAGAAACCCCGCTGGCCGACCAGATTGCTGAAATCGTGGGCGTTCCCGAGGTCGACTGTGCCGTCGATTGCGTAGGGTTCGAAGCGCGCGGCCACGGTCATGATTCCGGTACTGAACAGCCCGCTACGGTACTGAACGCAGCCATGACCATCACGCGGGCGGGTGGTGCCATCGGTATTCCCGGTCTCTACGTGACGGGCGACCCCGGCGCGTCGACGGAAGCCGCCAAAGAAGGCAACCTCAACATCCGAATCGGGCTGGGCTGGGCAAAGTCGCACTCGTTCTACACCGGTCAGTGCCCCGTGATGAAGTACCACCGGCAGCTGATGAACGCCATTCTGTACGACAAAGTACAGATTGCCAAAGCGGTCAACGTCGAGGTTATCAGCCTCGGCGATGCACCACGCGGCTATAAGGATTTCGACAAGGGCGCGGCCAAGAAGTTTGTGATCGACCCGCACGGCCTGATTCCGAACTGA
- a CDS encoding GlcG/HbpS family heme-binding protein has product MGITLEQAEKAVQAAKAKSAEINTLMNIAIVDAGANLVAFARMDGAWLGSLDIAQKKARTARYFDAPTGEIGKLTQPGGPLYNIEHSNGGLITFPGGLPITDASGTVIGAIGVSGSTVENDHIVAQAGVDALA; this is encoded by the coding sequence ATGGGTATCACCCTCGAACAGGCTGAGAAAGCCGTGCAGGCCGCTAAAGCCAAATCCGCCGAAATCAATACGCTGATGAACATCGCTATCGTCGACGCTGGAGCCAACCTCGTTGCCTTCGCCCGTATGGACGGCGCGTGGCTCGGCTCGCTCGACATTGCCCAGAAAAAAGCCCGCACGGCCCGCTATTTCGATGCGCCTACCGGCGAAATCGGGAAGCTCACGCAGCCGGGCGGCCCGCTCTATAACATCGAGCACTCCAACGGCGGACTCATTACGTTTCCGGGTGGCCTTCCTATCACCGACGCCAGCGGCACCGTTATCGGGGCTATTGGTGTATCGGGCAGCACGGTCGAAAACGACCACATCGTAGCCCAGGCCGGTGTCGATGCACTTGCTTAA
- a CDS encoding AraC family transcriptional regulator: protein MHNPNALPAKFPLSPINLSDATTLTSLVENRRVYSLNQCELNIFETYQPCSDVVLSYDGLVITSMLRGRKVMYLSEQPGFSFLPGETVILPEGVSMKVDFPEASDKHPVQCATIALNWEVVQQTLNFLNEQYPRTGGAGEWKLNFSQYHFYNNRELASVISKLISISMEDDPAKDALADLTLKSLLIRVIQTQNMAVVHEEPMTDNRLAVVVDYIREHLTEKIGVEELCRKACMSKSNFFRAFRDTFGLSPVEFIIRERIGLARRLLTNPTLTVSDVSEQAGFANPYYFSRLFKTLEGITPKSYRQQIIGA from the coding sequence ATGCACAACCCCAACGCTCTGCCCGCGAAATTTCCTCTGTCACCCATCAACCTGTCGGACGCCACGACCCTGACCTCGCTGGTCGAAAACCGGCGGGTGTATAGCCTGAATCAGTGCGAGCTAAACATCTTCGAAACCTACCAGCCCTGCTCCGACGTGGTGCTGTCGTACGACGGGCTGGTGATTACCAGTATGTTGCGGGGGCGGAAAGTGATGTACCTCTCGGAGCAGCCGGGGTTCAGCTTTTTGCCGGGCGAAACCGTGATTCTGCCCGAAGGCGTGTCGATGAAAGTTGATTTTCCCGAAGCCAGCGATAAGCATCCCGTGCAGTGCGCGACTATCGCGCTCAACTGGGAGGTGGTGCAGCAGACGCTGAATTTTCTGAACGAGCAGTACCCGCGTACCGGCGGGGCAGGAGAGTGGAAGCTAAATTTCAGCCAATACCATTTCTACAACAACCGCGAACTGGCCAGCGTCATCAGCAAGCTCATCAGCATCAGCATGGAAGACGACCCCGCCAAAGACGCCCTCGCCGACCTAACGCTGAAATCGTTGCTCATCCGGGTGATTCAGACGCAGAACATGGCCGTCGTTCACGAAGAACCCATGACCGACAACCGGCTAGCGGTCGTCGTCGATTACATCCGCGAACACCTGACGGAGAAAATCGGCGTGGAGGAACTGTGCCGGAAAGCGTGCATGAGCAAGTCGAATTTCTTCCGCGCCTTTCGCGACACCTTTGGCCTGTCGCCGGTCGAGTTTATCATCCGAGAGCGCATCGGCCTCGCCCGGAGACTGCTCACTAACCCCACCCTGACGGTTTCGGACGTAAGCGAACAGGCGGGCTTTGCCAACCCGTACTATTTCTCGCGTCTGTTTAAAACCTTGGAAGGCATCACGCCCAAGTCGTACCGGCAGCAGATTATTGGTGCGTGA
- a CDS encoding ABC transporter permease yields the protein MLRNYLKIAWRNLAKNRVYSFINIGGLSVGMAVAILIGLWGWDELSFNKSFDHYDQIARVMQHQTSNGHIGTQESIPAILGAELRTKYATSFKRVAMASGEGDRILSYGEKKLTRSGNYMGPDMPEILSLRMLKGTRQGLREMNSILLSASTARALFGDTDPMGKLINIEGRADVKVTGVYEDLPFSTEFRNLTYIAPWDLFVSISPWVKRSIDNQEWGNNSFLLFVQLADNIDMPTASARIKNAKMVNVPAADRKFNSTLFLHPMSDWRLYSNWDEGVQTGGYIQYVRLFGLVGIFVLLLACINFMNLSTARSEKRAKEVGIRKAVGSLRSQLVNQFFSESILVVVLAFGGTILLILVLLPWFNTVADKRITFPWSEAPFWLVSLGFVGVTGLLAGSYPAFYLSSFQPIKVLKGSGSALRSRVGGLAAAPRKVLVVVQFTVSLTLIIGTIIVYRQIQHTKNRPLGYDSNGVVMMEMMSPAFYGKYELLKTELTKTGAIQEIAESSSPMTGVWSNDSDFSWPGKDPALDPDFSKIFVTHDFGKTVGWQFKEGRDFSRAFTTDSSAIIVNEAAVKFMGLKHPIGTAVKWGGRFDPKIKDFTIVGVIKDVLAESPYEPVKQAIYFMDYENANWIMIKLNPARSVSESMAVIEATFKKYVPSAPFGYQFADQEFGKKFASEERIGTLAGGFALLAIFISCLGLFGLASFTAEQRTKEIGVRKVLGASVLSLWALLSRDFIILVTVASLIAMPVAYYYLNDWLNGYNYRTDLSWWIFAGATLGTLIITLLTVSFQSIKAALMNPVKSLRSE from the coding sequence ATGCTTCGCAACTATCTCAAAATCGCCTGGCGGAACCTGGCCAAGAACCGCGTCTATTCGTTCATCAACATCGGCGGCTTATCCGTCGGGATGGCGGTGGCTATACTGATTGGTCTGTGGGGCTGGGACGAACTGTCGTTCAACAAGTCGTTTGACCATTACGACCAGATTGCCCGGGTTATGCAGCATCAGACCTCCAACGGGCATATTGGCACGCAGGAATCCATCCCGGCCATATTGGGTGCCGAGTTACGCACCAAATACGCCACTAGTTTCAAACGCGTGGCCATGGCTAGCGGGGAGGGTGACCGGATTCTGTCGTATGGTGAGAAGAAGCTCACACGGTCGGGCAACTATATGGGTCCTGATATGCCCGAAATCCTGTCGCTGCGTATGCTGAAAGGCACCCGGCAGGGCCTACGGGAAATGAATTCCATCCTGCTGTCGGCGTCGACGGCGCGGGCGCTTTTCGGCGATACCGATCCGATGGGCAAACTCATCAACATTGAAGGGAGAGCTGATGTGAAAGTGACGGGTGTTTACGAAGACCTGCCCTTCAGCACGGAGTTTCGGAACCTCACCTACATCGCCCCCTGGGACCTGTTTGTGTCGATTAGCCCCTGGGTGAAACGATCAATAGACAACCAGGAATGGGGTAATAACTCATTCCTGTTGTTTGTTCAGCTTGCCGACAACATCGATATGCCGACGGCGAGTGCGCGCATCAAGAACGCCAAGATGGTCAACGTACCAGCCGCCGACCGGAAATTCAACTCGACGCTGTTTCTGCACCCGATGAGCGACTGGCGGCTGTACTCAAACTGGGACGAGGGCGTGCAGACGGGCGGCTATATTCAGTACGTCCGGCTGTTTGGATTGGTGGGTATTTTCGTGTTGCTGCTGGCGTGTATCAACTTCATGAACCTGAGCACGGCCCGGTCTGAAAAGCGCGCCAAAGAAGTCGGCATCCGCAAAGCGGTTGGGTCATTACGGAGTCAGTTAGTAAATCAGTTTTTCAGCGAGTCGATTCTGGTCGTCGTGCTGGCGTTTGGTGGTACCATTCTGCTGATTCTGGTCCTGCTACCCTGGTTCAATACGGTGGCCGACAAACGCATTACATTCCCCTGGTCGGAAGCCCCGTTCTGGCTGGTCAGCCTGGGCTTCGTGGGTGTCACCGGGCTATTGGCGGGTAGCTATCCCGCTTTTTACCTGTCGTCGTTTCAGCCCATCAAGGTATTGAAGGGAAGCGGTTCCGCTCTGCGGTCGCGCGTAGGTGGACTGGCGGCTGCTCCGCGCAAAGTGCTGGTCGTGGTTCAGTTTACGGTTTCGCTGACGCTGATTATCGGTACCATCATCGTGTACCGGCAGATTCAGCACACCAAAAATCGGCCGCTCGGCTACGACAGCAACGGCGTAGTCATGATGGAGATGATGTCGCCAGCCTTTTACGGCAAATACGAGCTGCTGAAAACGGAACTGACCAAGACGGGAGCCATTCAGGAAATAGCCGAATCGTCAAGTCCGATGACGGGTGTCTGGTCGAACGATAGTGACTTTAGCTGGCCGGGCAAAGACCCCGCCCTCGACCCGGATTTTTCAAAAATTTTTGTCACGCATGATTTCGGCAAAACGGTGGGCTGGCAGTTCAAGGAAGGCCGTGATTTTTCGCGAGCGTTCACCACCGATTCATCAGCGATCATCGTTAACGAAGCAGCCGTAAAATTCATGGGGCTCAAGCACCCGATTGGTACGGCCGTCAAATGGGGTGGCCGTTTCGACCCCAAAATCAAGGATTTTACCATTGTGGGTGTAATCAAAGACGTACTGGCTGAATCGCCCTATGAACCGGTGAAGCAGGCGATTTATTTCATGGATTACGAAAACGCAAACTGGATTATGATTAAGCTTAATCCAGCCAGAAGCGTGAGCGAGTCGATGGCTGTTATCGAGGCTACGTTCAAGAAATACGTACCATCGGCCCCGTTCGGGTATCAGTTCGCCGATCAGGAGTTCGGCAAAAAGTTTGCATCGGAAGAGCGGATCGGCACGCTGGCAGGTGGCTTTGCGCTACTAGCCATTTTCATCTCCTGCCTGGGTTTGTTCGGTCTGGCATCATTCACCGCCGAGCAGCGCACCAAAGAAATCGGTGTACGGAAAGTGCTCGGTGCTAGCGTACTGAGCCTATGGGCACTACTCTCGCGAGATTTCATAATACTGGTAACTGTCGCCAGCCTGATCGCGATGCCCGTCGCCTACTACTACCTGAACGACTGGCTGAACGGCTACAACTACCGCACCGACCTGTCGTGGTGGATTTTTGCGGGAGCAACATTAGGTACACTAATTATCACCCTGCTGACAGTCTCGTTCCAGAGTATCAAAGCCGCGCTGATGAATCCGGTGAAGAGTTTGCGGAGCGAGTAA
- a CDS encoding ABC transporter permease — protein sequence MLRNYLKIALRTLWKNRTHTLINLVGLSVAFGTCILLFLTATFELSYDRFHADADRIFRLNFLETNRDGTPNPSATMPFPITPTLQAEFPEIEGVTRWFDNRKYVRWQDKTFGEDVRLVDSDILTMFSFPMLRGNAKTAMTGLSNIVISEKMAKAVFGTQNPMGKTLELRLNEQWQPFTVTGVTSNAPENSSLQFDALISSRNAGDYQPNKDRWDHGSHTVFVKLKVGYTPAMLQHRMQAFMNKYFAKEVSERTGQGYPKNSLGFQKSLFLQPLTDVHFDTATTYGNGTSRVYVYSLLAIGLFILVIACINFINLTIAQSISRAREVGVRKSLGAKRGQLFGQIWGETLLLAGVALLLGLGMAYGLLPTFNKLFRSTLTIQNFLTPTVLLVTGLGFLGITLVAGGYPSWFVTRFNAVEVLKGKVKVSKPGALRNTLIVTQFAIACLLIVCTLIMRQQVTYLQQRPMGLNKEQLISVPISSDLNGTTALRQMRDRLANQPNIVSVTGTGVNIGSGLDGSSSRWMVGFMYDKREVSCDWLRIDFDYLKTLGIKLKAGRDFSPQYSTDSTSSILVSESMAKRLGEANPVGKYIEPDSGRKYQIVGVFADFNLYSLHQKAEPIVLQMLPEQRIDYVLVRVNPQNLTSAMETVKAAWNQVDPRNNFVGSFVDENVERWYKKEQRLSTIFSSAAGIAILLSCMGLFAVALISIEQRTKEIGVRKVLGASVTSIVALLAGDFLKLVLVAIVVASPVAWYMMSRWLADFAYRIDMPWWVFILSGAMAVVIAFLTISFRSVRAALMNPVKSLRSE from the coding sequence ATGCTCCGCAATTACCTCAAAATCGCCCTGCGAACGCTCTGGAAAAACCGGACGCATACGCTCATAAATCTGGTCGGGCTGTCCGTCGCGTTTGGTACGTGTATACTCCTGTTTCTGACGGCCACGTTCGAGCTTTCCTACGACCGGTTCCACGCTGATGCCGACCGTATTTTCCGGCTCAACTTCCTGGAAACGAACCGCGACGGTACCCCAAATCCCAGCGCGACGATGCCTTTCCCCATCACGCCCACCTTGCAGGCCGAATTCCCCGAAATCGAGGGCGTCACCCGCTGGTTCGACAACAGGAAGTACGTGCGCTGGCAGGACAAAACGTTTGGCGAGGACGTCCGGCTGGTGGATAGCGATATACTGACGATGTTCTCGTTTCCCATGCTGCGGGGCAACGCCAAAACCGCCATGACGGGCCTGAGCAACATCGTTATCAGTGAGAAGATGGCAAAAGCTGTGTTCGGCACCCAAAATCCGATGGGCAAAACGCTCGAACTGCGGCTAAACGAACAATGGCAGCCCTTTACTGTGACAGGCGTGACTAGCAACGCACCGGAGAATTCGTCGCTACAGTTCGACGCCCTGATCTCGAGCCGAAACGCGGGCGATTATCAGCCGAATAAAGACAGATGGGATCATGGCAGTCATACCGTTTTTGTGAAGCTGAAAGTCGGTTACACGCCCGCGATGCTGCAACACCGGATGCAGGCGTTTATGAACAAGTATTTTGCGAAGGAGGTCAGCGAACGAACCGGACAGGGTTACCCAAAAAATAGCCTCGGTTTCCAGAAAAGCCTGTTCCTGCAACCACTGACGGATGTCCATTTCGACACCGCTACGACTTACGGAAACGGCACAAGCCGGGTGTACGTGTATAGCCTGCTGGCCATCGGGCTGTTTATCCTGGTCATCGCCTGTATCAACTTCATCAACCTCACCATCGCGCAGTCGATTTCGCGGGCGCGGGAAGTGGGCGTCCGCAAGTCGCTGGGGGCAAAACGGGGGCAGCTATTCGGGCAAATCTGGGGCGAAACGCTACTGCTGGCGGGTGTCGCGCTACTGCTGGGGCTGGGCATGGCCTACGGGCTACTACCCACATTCAACAAACTGTTTCGCAGTACACTGACCATCCAGAATTTCCTGACACCAACCGTATTGCTCGTTACGGGGCTGGGCTTTCTGGGCATCACACTCGTGGCTGGTGGGTATCCGTCGTGGTTCGTTACCCGGTTCAATGCAGTTGAGGTGCTGAAAGGCAAGGTAAAGGTCAGCAAGCCGGGCGCACTGCGCAATACACTCATCGTGACGCAATTTGCCATTGCCTGTCTGCTCATCGTCTGTACGCTCATCATGCGGCAGCAGGTAACTTACCTGCAACAACGACCAATGGGCCTGAATAAAGAACAGCTCATCAGCGTACCGATCAGCAGCGACCTCAACGGCACCACCGCCCTCCGGCAGATGCGCGACCGGCTGGCCAATCAGCCCAACATCGTATCGGTGACAGGAACGGGCGTGAACATCGGCTCCGGGCTGGACGGCAGTTCGTCGCGCTGGATGGTTGGGTTCATGTATGATAAACGCGAAGTGTCCTGCGACTGGCTGCGCATCGATTTCGATTACCTCAAAACGCTGGGTATCAAACTCAAAGCTGGCCGCGATTTCTCCCCTCAATACAGCACCGATTCCACGTCGAGCATACTGGTTTCGGAAAGTATGGCCAAGCGACTGGGCGAAGCCAATCCGGTGGGCAAGTACATCGAACCCGATTCGGGCAGGAAGTACCAGATCGTGGGCGTCTTTGCCGATTTCAACCTGTATTCACTGCACCAGAAAGCCGAACCCATCGTCCTGCAAATGTTGCCGGAACAGCGCATCGACTACGTGCTGGTTCGGGTGAATCCGCAGAACCTGACGAGCGCGATGGAAACCGTAAAAGCGGCCTGGAATCAGGTCGACCCGCGCAACAACTTCGTCGGTTCGTTTGTCGATGAAAACGTGGAGCGGTGGTACAAGAAAGAGCAGCGGCTATCCACTATTTTCTCGTCGGCAGCCGGTATCGCCATCCTGCTGTCGTGCATGGGTTTGTTTGCCGTCGCGCTCATCAGCATCGAGCAGCGGACCAAAGAAATCGGCGTGCGCAAAGTGCTGGGTGCGTCGGTCACAAGCATCGTGGCCCTGCTGGCGGGCGATTTCCTGAAGCTGGTGCTGGTCGCGATTGTGGTTGCGTCGCCCGTTGCGTGGTACATGATGAGCCGGTGGCTGGCCGACTTCGCCTACCGCATCGACATGCCGTGGTGGGTATTTATCCTGTCGGGCGCCATGGCGGTGGTGATTGCCTTCCTGACTATCTCGTTCCGCAGCGTCCGGGCCGCCCTGATGAATCCCGTCAAATCACTCCGTTCGGAGTAA
- a CDS encoding Uma2 family endonuclease: protein MKEYPPPRSLQYLVLEDKMGVNAPIIHQSVIARLTAGLYPLYQSGRIPFEPLPETMLTEGYASPVPDLILYDHSNEQTRLIVEVCQKSGLKHDTGKVIKLIEDEAYGILEGFIYNYKTGQWLRYRKGDGGLTTESSFSDILQLDLNSFL, encoded by the coding sequence ATGAAAGAATATCCACCGCCAAGATCCCTACAGTATCTTGTTCTGGAGGATAAGATGGGCGTCAATGCCCCCATCATTCACCAGAGCGTTATTGCCCGACTCACCGCCGGATTATACCCGCTCTATCAGTCTGGTCGGATCCCATTCGAACCTCTGCCGGAAACGATGCTTACCGAGGGGTATGCCAGTCCAGTACCAGATTTAATTCTCTACGATCACTCCAATGAGCAGACGCGTCTTATCGTCGAAGTATGCCAGAAAAGTGGCCTCAAACACGATACAGGCAAAGTGATCAAGCTGATTGAAGACGAAGCCTATGGTATCCTTGAAGGGTTTATTTACAATTACAAAACCGGTCAATGGCTGCGCTACCGCAAAGGCGACGGTGGCCTGACCACCGAATCGTCGTTTTCCGACATCCTGCAACTCGATCTCAACAGCTTTCTGTAG